Genomic segment of Salvia splendens isolate huo1 chromosome 12, SspV2, whole genome shotgun sequence:
ttttttctgaatttttaaaaaaaacaaaacaaaaaaaatttcggataaaaacgacgcccactcgcgggccggcgagtgggcgttacggacgaaccggagctcgccacgtTACCAACGcacgtggcgagacgtctcgcgagCTGTCCCTCCGGGACGGGCGTCTAATCTAGACGGGATGGAGACGGAAGGCTACAACGCCGTCTCTTATACGTCTTGTCTCTCcgggacgagataagagacggCTAAGGgatgcgttgcggatggccttagtactattaatttgtAAAATACTAATGAGAGGCTGTATTGTGTTACTATGTTACTCATGAACCTCAAACCTTTATAAAGCATCACTTCACTTCACTTCAGAAAAAGAATTCAAGGTGTAAAaggaaaaaagtagaaaaaatgaaaaaataagcCAAAGATTTATAAAGAAGCTGTTTGCGCAGAAGATGGTGGCGGTGGGGGCAGAGTCACTGTGGAGTTGTCCGTCCAGTTCTTGTCCCCCCAATGCCACAACATGCTTTCCCAGAAGCAGAAATCTTCGAAGCAGGTCGTCAGCCGTGGATCCTGTATCTTAATTTGCCAGTGCCCATCGCTATAGTTACCTTTCTCAGCCTGCCTGCGATCCCACTCCAACGCTGCCTTCTGCTTCGATCGAAGCAAGCAGTACTTCTGTAACTTCTCCGGCATTGCATCATGGACCTTCCACCATCTCCTGTGCGCCACGTCGCTCGCAAATTCCTGCAATATGTCCACGTTCCAGTTGCAATCATAGTCCCTGAAACACAGCCATGGTTTCATCCCCAAATAGTGAAGCACGTATAGCACTGGCGGATCAGCACCAAACAGACGCGTCTTCATCTCTTTCCTCTCCGGCTCGTCACCAATCCAAAAGTGTTTCAAGAAATTCATTTGTTTAGGGATCCGATGCCACCATGGGAAGATCTCATTCAAGTACCCCTGGTCTCCACCGTTGTACGACTCAATCTCGTTTATGTGGTCCATCAGCAGCTCAAACGTGCAGTTCGATGGCTCGATCACCATCACCCCCGAGTTGAAGAGGGTCGCGTTGTTACCTGTGGCTGTTATCTCTGGCATCTCGAAGAGGAAGTCAATGTTTCTCAGAACTAACAGATCAGCATCTATGAATATAATCTTGTCGTAATCTGTCAACTGCCAAAGACGAAACTTGCTGTAGTTCCATTCGTTGTAGGCATCTCGCTCTGCCTTTGGATTTCTTATTCTTTGAATCGTATGGATTTTCCACCCTGCCTCCTCAAGGCCGCCCCTGTGGTAGTCGCTGATACTTTCATCGACAAGTATCACAAGATCACGAGTCGAACCTGCCATACGGATGCTCTGAGCTGCAGCAATCGCCCCACAGACGTAGACGTGAGCTGAGTGCAGAATAGTTGCATATGCTTCTCGCCTTGCATTACCCGAGTTCCAATTTTCTGCACATATACAAGTATAAGCTCAAGAGCATGCTGCTACAAACACACATGCCCAAATGAGTTATATACAACACTATAACATTTGAACTAACCTTCAGTCTTAAGAGGAATTGCAAGTTCGCATGACCCGACTGGAAGGTTGAGCTTTTCCCTCAGTTTATTCAAATTGGGCTTATACAGCCATATGTTGCCTTCCCTTACAATCAGCTCTTTGCAAGTAAACAGATTAGGGGTCGGGAAACACTCGGTGATAAGAAGAACATGCACAGGATGATACCCCTTGGCCATTGCAGCTACCCTTGCAGCTTCAAGTTGTAAGTGGAAACGAGCTATGTCCCTTGCCCAATTTTGTTTGGATTTATCACACGGAAGCTTCACCACAATAAGATCCAACCGTGGTTTCCCCGGGTAGTGAATTCTGGGTAAAGAAGGACAAGTGGGAACATCGAACTCCTCTTCCTCGTCTAGCCATTCTGGATATAATGTTTCCCAAGTGACATTCGGAGAGGCATAATCTGTGAAAAGCACAACATGCTCTGCATCCGGTAGCAACTGCTTCCACCGACTAATTTCTTCCTCGTTGAAATTCAGCAACCCTACTCCCTTATACTCGTCCCTGTCGGTTAGTCTCTCCATTGCTGCCGAGGCTTCATCCCAGTCGATATTTAAATGTGATGTGTAACTTTGATCTATGCCAAATCTATCGGCcaaatttgaccttcaataaaGTATCACAATGAAAGAGTTTAACTACAGTTAGAAAAGCAGAAAGAATATTCATCCAGCCGTTACCACTGTTCCAGATAATAACACGATTTAAGGAATGATGAGTAAACAGGATATGATACCTATATCGAGAACGAGACATGTGATCTGAATCATGAATTGACGGAGAACGTAGAATTGTGAAAAATGCTCCAATTATGATGATGACCATCACAGCCTTCAAGGTGGAGAACTTGAAGCTCGATATCCTGTCCATACTGGATCGATAAAGGGATCGTTCCCCATCTTTAAATACTCTACTTCTAAGAAACCTTCTTTTGCTTGTATCCTCACTGAAAAAAACCACAGCAACAAGGGTAGATCAGATATAGAACTAGAAACACATTCAAAAGGGGTGAAGTTGAAAGTGACAAGCCATCTTAGAGCACAATGGATATCTAAGGTGACATACTGATCATCAGTGTATCTTTGCAACGTCATTGAAACCCAGCAAACACATGTGCTTCAATTACAGCTAGAGACGAAGGATTTCTACGTATGAACAACAGTCAAACGAGTTGGAGCTTTAAAACAAAACCTATGAACCTAAAAGAAGCTGGAACAAAATCTGTTGAGTCGACAGATCAATGAATTTATTTTAAGTCCGGATGTTCTTATCCCTGACCATAAAGCATCATAATCTCTCCAACCCCCAACCCCCAATCTTTCAAATGAGACAGTGTGGCAGTCCCCTAATCTTCAACCACCTCATCTAGTAGGAAAGTAGCCAGCTTAATGACCaaatatttaacaaaattacGAACCACCAACATCGCTTCTACTCATCTAAATGATTGGAAATAGTCAACAATGAAAAGTAAGTTCCACCAAATTTCCTTGTTAATAACTTGTAAAATGCACCTAACAAGGCATACAACAAAATCCTCAATAAACTATGGTCAAGAGCAGCACATTGAAAGTTCAACACCTAAACCAGGATAATCTTTTATAGTCTCAAACAAGAAAACTTAGGAACCAGAAATTCTCCAACCCTCCAAGCTCTGAACTACTTTTTACCAACCAATcatcaaaatacacaaaaattagctcaaaaatcccacaattatatTCACACCGACAATCTCAGCCACCACTGGCCACCGCCATTGCCTCTGCtcatttaaataacaaaatatcaaAGAATCCTAAAACCGACTATCTAATTCTACCCACAACTAAAAGCAAACATCTCAAAATGAAGTGCAGAAAAGCAGCAATTACACCCAAAGAAAGCAAGATGGAATGCGATACCTACATGTCTACATAACCAAAATCATCAACAACGCCAAGACGAAATCTATTAAAAAATTGAGCACAAACTATCGAAGAAACGCAAGTAGCGGTCAGAATGTAGAAAAACAAGGTCGAAATTTAGTGATATTGAGCCTTACTTATTGAAAGAGAGCCTATGCCTGGACTCTAGCGAAGTAGGCGAGGTTcctctcatatttttttttgcgGCTCAGTCGCGACTCAGGAAAGGCTGCAACTCAtctcaagaaaaaaaaacagaaatactGCTTTGTTTTGTTCAAATAACAACAAATCCAAGTGCGGGAGGATTAAAAAAAGATGCTTTTGGAATTCCAAGGTTGTGGATTCATAGAAAATGGCGCAAAGCTTCCAATTTTAGGAACTCAggatctagagagagagagaaaatgccAAACAATGAGAATTTGATGTCAGAGAGAGATTAACTTGTTTAATAGAGGATGAAGTCAAATTAAGGTTATGGAGTTTTTTATCTCTTCATTTGCTaggtttcttttgttttatccTAATTAGTACTAATATGATTGAAAGGGAAACAGATTAGGGAATTAATGGAAATTAGTGATAAGtttttatgtttgtgtttaaGCTAATCCTCCTGAGTAGTATTTTAAATGCAGATTATAATCTCTTTTTGGAGAAAGTTTAGTAGTAGTAGGTGAATTCATTTTTCTTGCTATTTTAATTAGGGGCTAACTTTCGGTGTCATGTCACCAAAACGAACAATTGCTAatgatttattttatattatagaGCTGTTAGACTGAATCAATCATCGACTCTTATCATAAACTACAACTTCAgtttatatcaatttaattatacCATTACAGGCcacaattttagtttttttaaaatcaacTTGCCTACTCACAAATTGTTTATGGAAGTAAAATTTACAAACTCCCAAAAAGAATAATGATGATAGTAAGTGAGAAAAGTAAAATAAACTCTACAGGTGTTTTATTAATCAAAATTCATCtgtaaaatatataaacaaatttCTTATATATAGACTGATGAGGatgcgaatttttgatggtgatgaatgctcgtaaaaataaaggaagatcaacacacagagatttacgtggttcgatttactgaggtaaatctacgtccacggggagaaatgggggcaggtttgtattgcttgatctgagaattacagcttacaacacagacttgctatatgattattttctctctagagagctttacagaagttaacagaagatcccttatctatctgacctaggttctatttatattttgaaccaagatcgtggcatgcagcatttattaggtagtggatgtcgtggagatcgtggcgaccttgcatgggtccactatcctgcctgagttaatgactgcttgacaccactaaatagatcgtgggtgtagtggaggtcgtggaggcctttcatgagtccactaactcctagttcggtcgaatgctgagaccgaactactgaattattgccgagcagcttttgccgatctgagagtagagcttgatgccgacctgagagcagagcttgattagttggcttttaccgagctataggctagggccgaactctttggttgtgccgaactgaactcttggccgaactgaactctttcttgggctttgggctagcCGAGCTGTccctgctattgggcttgtttagttcgtactccatcactaccccccccgaaaaagcgaagtgaatcacttcggcattctggataaggatacgggggaggctgaagccgaagcagataaggagaaggaagctgaacctcaccgagaaggtggagacgaagctggcgaagtatgatttcgtctccttTCTCTTAGTTtggtttcttcctttatgtaaaatggccttgaagtaaacatctttgaccggactaggtccttggtctgatgaaataaacatctttgaccgaactcgtctttggtctgatgaaataaacatctttgaccggactcgtctttggtctgacgaaataaacatcttttgaccggactcgtctttggtctgatgaaataaacatcttttgaccggactcgtctttggtctgatgaaataaacatctttgaccggactcgtctttggtctgatgaaataaacatcttttgaccggactcgtctttggtctgatgaaataaacatctttgtccggacttggcttgtcggtctgatgaaataaacatctttgtccggacttggcttgtcggtctgatgaaataaacatctttgtccggacttggcttgtcggtctgatgaaataaacatctttgtccggacttggcttgtcggtctgatgaaataaacatctttgtccggacttggcttgtcggtctgatgaaataaacatctttgtccggacttggcttgtcggtctgatgaaataaacatctttgaccggacttggtttgtcggtctgatgaaataaacatctttgaccggacttggtttgtgttctaatttggcgatttttgttgccgggatcgaactttcccttgtcctaattcggcgaattttatcgcgtggatcggactttcctagttaaccgaagtggtcttatgcagtaaacctctttgactagacttggtcgtccttggtcttatgaggtaaacttctttgaccgaacttggtcgtcctaattcggcgagttttatcgcatggattggactttcccttgtcctaattcaggcaagttttatcgcgagaatcggacttttgttgcagttcgtttcagacgaagtgcttgattcttaagcagaattgtggtcttgtatcctctttagaagctttgacacacaatctttggcttgttgcagctcgtttcggacgaactgcttgtttaagctgaattgtggtcttgtatcctctttagaagctttgacgcacaatcgttggcttgttgcagctcgtttcggacgaactgcttgtttaagctgaattgtggtcttgtatcctctttagaagctttgacgcacaatcgttggcttgtatgttctaaaaaggggattagcctttgaagaacgagatacctcagttatatttgtaagagacgacactcacatagacagacacaacgcacgtagagacaagaacaagtaaaaaacaaagaaaacacataagactgactgaactgtctcttacaaatggaactttttgaggctGGAAATATGCCATGCTCGGGGCGTTTATTCTCCTGACTtgagagtcaatttataagaccctttgccgaggacttctgacacccgatatggaaatttttgatggtgggttagagtttgcccagcttttctgctcggccgacttcgttgtttctcaagatgagatctcccacttgaagttgcagctttttcaccctttggttgtaataccgggctacttgctccttgtacttggctgcttttatgcaggccagttctcttctttcttcggcaagatctagctcggctctcagtccgtcctccagttctgctgagaagaagtttagagttcggaaactgggtatgccgatctcaaccggaattacggcttcagggacgatttagtcttcccggcagggaaaGCATCAAtggtcaggattactccatcatattgttgctcgtcatcgtcttcgggatcctgttgccttttcggattctgAGGAAAGCAGCTCGTACCCCTctgctttttgttttttgtttttcggctgcttgctttggtatttttttagcgttcctgttttcacaagaacatcaatacctgcagccaaatttcggcactcctcggtatcgtgaccgtgggtttgatggaaggagcaatatgcATCAAGACTTCGGCgtgtggccgatttcgtcatccgttttggtttttcgaacatttcggaatgtagttcgaaaatttccgctcttgacttgttcaatggtacgaactgagcgggtggcgtctcaggattgagacgtggtcccaatctacTTCGTACCGGTGCCCtctgaattctttcaaaaggagttcggcgaggaagaaCATGTCGGGGGTGAGGATTCTCTCTCCTGGaggacacgtcactactgcggtagtgactttcatgtctgaaggaggagggagaatcccccgttttcttctccggctgctggcttttttgcaggaaggctaagaactcctcctgcttctcggccaaaaacagcttgacaacctcatttaaatcgggctgctgggaagattctgtgcgatgactcctggagtggcttgctccttcgtgagaactggaagtagatgtctcccgaggccgtttttcagacctgcgagctagACTTACTTCCTCACGGTTGTCACGGACAgaattatgggtgttacgtgatctggaatgcatttttttggtggaggaggatcaaaaactcgctttatcacaaatttggttctgagtttcccacagacggcgccagtgatgaggatgcgaatttttgatggtgatgaatgctcgtaaaaataaaggaagatcaacacacagagatttacgtggttcgatttactgaggtaaatctacgtccacggggagaaatgggggcaggtttgtattgcttgatctgagaattacagcttacaacacagacttgctatatgattattttctctctagagagctttacagaagttaacagaagatcccttatctatctgacctaggttctatttatattttgaaccaagatcgtggcatgcagcatttattaggtagtggatgtcgtggagatcgtggcgaccttgcatgggtccactatcctgcctgagttaatgactgcttgacaccactaaatagatcgtgggtgtagtggaggtcgtggaggcctttcatgagtccactaactcctagttcggtcgaatgctgagaccgaactactgaattattgccgagcagcttttgccgatctgagagtagagcttgatgccgacctgagagcagagcttgattagttggcttttaccgagctataggctagggccgaactctttggttgtgccgaactgaactcttggccgaactgaactctttcttgggctttgggctagcCGAGCTGTccctgctattgggcttgtttagttcgtactccATCATAGACATTAGACTAATTAAGCATGCCAATCTCATAAACTAGATTTAAAAAGTCAAACAAATTAAGCTCTAACAATGGATACTAGTTCATCAGATATTGTATTGCCATTAACATGTTGGATTTGTCCTTAAACCAGACTCTTTATTAATAAACCACCCACAATGACATATTAACGGTTGAAATTAAATATAGACAATTTTGTCTTCACTCCAAAACccaaaattagttttataaggaaaacattaaaaaaatgtatgGTTTGTCTGGCAGAAGAAGAATTCTTATAAATAAACCAAATACAGACTAGCACATGTACCATGGACTCGTAATTATAATACTTTCAACAATTTAAAGCATATGAAATCGTTATCGTACcgatattcatatttttattatatcgGATTTTTCTACTAGTTTtgtactaaaaatttaaaattttcaataatttttttcatataataaGTGTGATATAGCagatttgttttttgtttttttaatccCTAATTGGCAGTTTTGATTATTTGGCACCATACATACTAACGGATATCAAcataaatagtagtaatattttgatATAGTATAACACGGAGTTCTATATGGTATATCAAAAATATAGTActcggtacgagttttaagaaattgtttgactttgtgaagaaaagtaaagagagaaagtgagtcgaatgtgggacccatttaaaatattagttttatactcgctctgtccccaaagaatatgcactttaggttcggcacgagttttaatgcaaaattgataaagtaagagagagatagagagaaaaagtaattaaagtattgttagtggagaatgagtctcacttcattagagagaaaagagttacCAAAactagaaagtgcatattcttgtgggacggactaaaaaggaaagagtgcatattcttgtgggacggaagaAGTATTAGATTGTGGGtgtaaaaagttggtggaatgtgagatccgcatactaaaagtgaaatagagtaaatggttctataaatcgtggacggagggagtacgatATTGATATTCAAAATGCTTCATGCCAAAATTTTGTAtatcaaaaaaaatttgtatGGTGATGGTGTGGTATTTACTCATATCGATAAGTTTCAGCCCAACAAAATATCACAGCCCAATTTCTGCAGTTTGGTTGAATTGGAGTATGCCTGAAAACAAATTTAGCAGGACTAAACTAACCCTCTTCAACTTCTAATGCCCAAATCGCTCCTCACTCCTGAATCGCTAAAAATTATGGTGGTAAACAGAGGTTAACTTCCCGCCCAATTGCATAGTGGGTCAATTAGCGCCATGGATCGATTAGTGGGTCGATTAAAGCTCAACAGATCGATACGACACCCATGAATCGAACATTCAAAACAAACCTGGGTCGGATTTCGGTTCCACAACGACCACCGCTCTGAATTTAGGGTCAAACAGGAGAGAACCGACGACCGTCAATCGTCGAAGTAGCCGTTACAAAATTTGTGCC
This window contains:
- the LOC121759147 gene encoding putative UDP-glucuronate:xylan alpha-glucuronosyltransferase 3 isoform X1, which translates into the protein MRGTSPTSLESRHRLSFNNEDTSKRRFLRSRVFKDGERSLYRSSMDRISSFKFSTLKAVMVIIIIGAFFTILRSPSIHDSDHMSRSRYRSNLADRFGIDQSYTSHLNIDWDEASAAMERLTDRDEYKGVGLLNFNEEEISRWKQLLPDAEHVVLFTDYASPNVTWETLYPEWLDEEEEFDVPTCPSLPRIHYPGKPRLDLIVVKLPCDKSKQNWARDIARFHLQLEAARVAAMAKGYHPVHVLLITECFPTPNLFTCKELIVREGNIWLYKPNLNKLREKLNLPVGSCELAIPLKTEENWNSGNARREAYATILHSAHVYVCGAIAAAQSIRMAGSTRDLVILVDESISDYHRGGLEEAGWKIHTIQRIRNPKAERDAYNEWNYSKFRLWQLTDYDKIIFIDADLLVLRNIDFLFEMPEITATGNNATLFNSGVMVIEPSNCTFELLMDHINEIESYNGGDQGYLNEIFPWWHRIPKQMNFLKHFWIGDEPERKEMKTRLFGADPPVLYVLHYLGMKPWLCFRDYDCNWNVDILQEFASDVAHRRWWKVHDAMPEKLQKYCLLRSKQKAALEWDRRQAEKGNYSDGHWQIKIQDPRLTTCFEDFCFWESMLWHWGDKNWTDNSTVTLPPPPPSSAQTASL
- the LOC121759147 gene encoding putative UDP-glucuronate:xylan alpha-glucuronosyltransferase 3 isoform X2 yields the protein MTLQRYTDDHEDTSKRRFLRSRVFKDGERSLYRSSMDRISSFKFSTLKAVMVIIIIGAFFTILRSPSIHDSDHMSRSRYRSNLADRFGIDQSYTSHLNIDWDEASAAMERLTDRDEYKGVGLLNFNEEEISRWKQLLPDAEHVVLFTDYASPNVTWETLYPEWLDEEEEFDVPTCPSLPRIHYPGKPRLDLIVVKLPCDKSKQNWARDIARFHLQLEAARVAAMAKGYHPVHVLLITECFPTPNLFTCKELIVREGNIWLYKPNLNKLREKLNLPVGSCELAIPLKTEENWNSGNARREAYATILHSAHVYVCGAIAAAQSIRMAGSTRDLVILVDESISDYHRGGLEEAGWKIHTIQRIRNPKAERDAYNEWNYSKFRLWQLTDYDKIIFIDADLLVLRNIDFLFEMPEITATGNNATLFNSGVMVIEPSNCTFELLMDHINEIESYNGGDQGYLNEIFPWWHRIPKQMNFLKHFWIGDEPERKEMKTRLFGADPPVLYVLHYLGMKPWLCFRDYDCNWNVDILQEFASDVAHRRWWKVHDAMPEKLQKYCLLRSKQKAALEWDRRQAEKGNYSDGHWQIKIQDPRLTTCFEDFCFWESMLWHWGDKNWTDNSTVTLPPPPPSSAQTASL